The DNA window ctacctctctctctctctgtctggataccttttaaccactacctctctctctctctgtctggataccttttaaccactacctcctctctctgtctggataccttttaaccactacctctctctctctgtctggataccttttaaccactacctctctctctctgtctggataccttttaaccactacctctctctctgtctgtctggataccttttaaccactacctctctctctctgtctggataccttttaaccactacctctctctctctctctgtctggataccttttaatcactacctctctctctgtctggataccttttaaccactacctctctctctctctgtctgtctggataccttttaaccactacctctctctcccctcccctctcccccctgtaGTAGCAGGCGTCGTGGGTGTGTGGTTGTGAGGATGGTGTGATccagaggttggagcaggactTCAAGCAGACGTTACAACAACATAACTCTCTGGAGCAGTGGGCTGCCTGGCTGGACGGCGTGGTCTCCCAGGTCCTAAAGCCTTACCAACACAGCCCTGCAGCCTTCCCTAAGGCTGCCAAGCTCTTCCTGCTGCGATGGAGCTTCTACAGGTGAGCATTAAAGGCTCTTTGATTTGAATGTACATTTCCCCCCTCTTTATttgtccctcccccctccctgtccctgtctacCCCCCAGTTCCATGGTGATTAGAGAGATTATTCTGCGTAGTGCTGCCAGCTTCAGATCCTTCCACCTGATCAGACTGCTGTATGATGAGTATATGTACAACCTGATAGAACACAGAGTGGCCCAGGCTAAAGGAGAGACAGCCATCGCTGTCATGGGAGaggtacatacatatacacacatatatacacacacgatACACTGCttattgtctctctctcggtcatgGGAGaggtacacacatatacacacacgatACACTgcttattgtctctctctctctctctgataggagaggtacacacacatacacacatatacacacacgacacactgcttattgtctctctctctgtcagtttgCCAGTGTGGGCAGGAGTCTGAACTCTCAGGACCCTGATAAAGGTAGATCTCATCTCTACATTATACTGCAACCCTTCAAATGTTCTACATCTCAAATACTGTGGCCACAATAAACCTGTAAAGGGttaatatgtctgtgtgtgtctcagacgaggaagaggacgaggaggagTCACTGGAGCCGCCCGTCAGGCTAGCCAGGACTGACCCCCAGGGACTGTTCAatagcacacacacagagtgactcACACACACCTTAAACACACTTAAACACACGCTCTCGACTTAGTCGTTGGctaacatgacacacacacacacccactcatccTTTGCCTTAATGATAGTTTGCTATGAGCCCATATGTGATCCCAATGCCATTAAGTTCCTTATCTGTTCCTGCAACCTAACCTCACACACCCTGTCTggctgcaccttggggggggggggggggggggggggggaagcgaAGGAGAGAGGTTTCACAGCTTGCCTTTTCATCTCTTTTAGTTATCATGGTTCCTCATCACCTTCATTGTGACATAAGAGACGGTGACCTCTTCACTAGACGGGGTAACAGTCTGTTCCAGACGGTGACCTCTTCACTAGACGGGGTAACAGTCTGCTCCAGACGGTGACCTCTTCACTAGACGGGGTAACAGTCTGTTCCAGACGGTGACCTCTTCACTAGACGGGGTAACAGTCTGTTCCAGACGTTGGTGACCTCTTCACTAGACGGGGTAACAGTCTGTTCCAGACGGTGACCTCTTCACTAGACGGGGTAACAGTCTGTTCCAGACGGTGGTGACCTCTTCACTAGACGGGGTAACAGTCTGTTCCAGACGGTGACCTCTTCACTAGACGGGGTAACAGTCTGTTCCAGACGGTGACCTCTTCACTAGACGGGGTAACAGTCTGTTCCAGACGGTGACCTCTTCACTAGACGGGGTAACAGTCTGTTCCAGACGGTGACCTCTTCACTAGACGGGGTAACAGTCTGTTCCAGACGTTGGTGACCTCTTCACTAGACGGGGTAACAGTCTGTTCCAGACGTTGGTGACCTCTTCACTAGACGGGGTAACAGTCTGTTCCAGACGTTGGTGACCTCTTCACTAGACGGGGTAACAGTCTGTTCCAGACGGTGGTGACCTCTTCACTAGACGGGGTAACAGTCTGTTCCAGACGGTGGTGACCTCTTCACTAGACGGGGTAACAGTCTGTTCCAGACGTTGGTGACCTCTTCACTAGACGGGGTAACAGTCTGTTCCAGACGTTGGTGACCTCTTCACTAGACGGGGTAACAGTCTGTTCCAGACGTTGGTGACCTCTTCAATAGACGGGGTAACAGTCTGTTCCAGACGTTGGTGACCTCTTCGCTAGACGGGGTAACAGTCTGTTCCAGACGTTGGTGACCTGTTCACTAGACGGGGTAACAGTCTGTTCCAGACGGTGACCTCTACACTAGACGGGGTAACAGTCTGTTCCAGACGGTGACCTCTTCACTAGACAGGGTAACAGTCTGTTCCAGACGGTGACCTCTTCACTAGACGGGGTAACAGTCTGTTCCAGACGGTGACCTCTTCACTAGACGGGGTAACAGTCTGTTCCAGACGGTGACCTCTTCACTAGACAGGGGTAACAGTCTGTTCCAGACGGTGACCTCTTCACTAGACAGGGTAACAGTCTGTTCCAGACGGTGACCTCTTCACTAGACGGGGTAAACAGTCTGTTCCAGACGGTGACCTCTTCACTAGACGGGGTAACAGTCTGTTCCAGACGTGGTGACCTCTTCACTAGACGGGGTAACAGTCTGTTCCAGACGTTGGTGACCTCTTCACTAGACGGGTAACAGTCTGTTCCAGACGTTGGTGACCTCTTCACTAGACGGGGTAACAGTCTGTTCCAGACGTTGGTGACCTCTTCACTAGACGGGGTAACAGTCTGTTCCAGACGTTGGTGACCTCTTCACTAGACGGGGTAACAGTCTGTTCCAGACGTTGGTGACCTCTTCACTAGACGGGGTAACAGTCTGTTCCAGACGTTGGTGACCTCTTCACTAGACGGGGTAACAGTCTGTTCCAGACGGTGACCTCTTCACTAGACGGGGTAACAGTCTGTTCCAGACGGTGACCTCTTCACTAGACGGGGTAACAGTCTGTTCCAGACGGTGACCTCTTCACTAGACGGGGTAACAGTCTGTTCCAGACGGTGATCTCTTCACTAGACGGGGTAACAGTCTGTTCCAGACGGTGACCTCTTCAGATTTGACCAACTTATCCCACTAATTAACATGACCACTAGTTTGTCAGCTTTTTGTTGCCGGATGCAGAAACAGTCTTGTACCAGTACAGTCTGAGGTGTGTTGTAGCACGCTGAACATTTAAAGGTAATGTCTGATTCAGctgacatatgcagcatttaccgtcTGCGTGACCTGTATGTCACTGTCAACAGAGGTCTACAACGTACCTCTGATTGAATCCAgacctgtatgtctctgtcaacAGTGGTCTACAACGTACCTCTGATTGAATCCAGACCTGTATGTCACTGTCAACAGCGGTCTACAACATACCTCTGATTGAATCCAgacctgtatgtctctgtcaacAGAGGTCTACAACGTACCTCTGATTGAATCCAgacctgtatgtctctgtcaacAGAGGTCTACAACGTACCTCTGATTGAATCCAGACCtgcagtaccagttaaaagtttggacacacctgctcattcaagggttttttttattttactattttctacattgtagaataagacctcaaaattatgaaataacacatggaatcatgtagtaaccaaaaaagtgttaaatcaaaaatatattttatatttgagattcttcaaagtagccaccttttgccttgataacagcttgtcttcactattattctacaatgtcgaaaataaaatacagaaaaacgcttCAATGAGCAGGTCCAGACTTTGGACTGGTCCTGTATGAGTCAGTCAACCTGCATGCCTATAATCTTCTCTGTCCTCACCTTACCCACCCACCGTCCTAACTGCCATAGAAAGACATGTACTGTGTTTGTCCTAGCCAGGTGTAGAGTTGTTACAGCAAGTCTGTCTTCAGTCCTGATGATGGTCACTGACCTCTTAGACAACCACTTAGtgtgtcccaaacggcatccTATCGGCACTGAAACAGGGCACCATTTAGGACGGCTCATCAGAGAGTCTTACTATGAATATGTTAATAGCCCTCCGTGAAATCAGTGGATCAGTCAGACGCTCTAACAGTGGTGTCCTGATGTAGTTCAGAGGATGGGGTGTGTAGGTCGACACAGGGCAGCGTTCAGAAACATACCTTTTagtgtatttgtattatttggacAACTAAGAGATGGCCTGTGCCTTCTACAGCTAGACAACACTTGTgatcgcatcccaaatggcaccctgtatagtgcacttttTTTGGACCTGAGCCCTATtgaccatggtcaaaagtagtgcactatatagggaatagggtgccatttggaagacAACCTGTGTTTTTAATTAGATCTGATTAATAAATGAGTGTTTCTAAACCTGTCTGCTGACTTGTACAATCTGACATTTGTTCCTCATGCTTTGGTAACGTATTGTTATTAAAATGTTATGAGTTATAGCAGACATATGTAGTGTCATAAGAGGGGGCAGCCATAATGCATCCTGTTTATATCCCATTCATTTGTCCCTCCATCCTCATCCACACACAACAGTAAAGTGATATCCCACCAGCAGGATACAGACCTTCACAGAAACATCACTAATCTGTGATTGGGCAACAAGGTCAGAACTCACACCAACCAATCAGGTTGGCAGATGACACAACGTTGTATCTATGGCAACCTTAACTGCCAGCTCGTTGAATCAGCAAAAAGTCACCATAGTTAAAGCTATTCAGTGAATGTGtatttgtaatatatatatatatatatatatagaaatagATGTTACTTTAGTGACTATCATATATTTATTCAACCATTATGGCCTTATTTCAACAGTATGTGTAGCATATTTTGATGTACTATCCAGAGTATTTAGCTACTGTATTACTATTGTACAATCACATAAGATTTCTAGTATATGTTTTGTAGACCTTTGTATTGAATCCCTGCGACTAGAGTTTGTAGTTTTATTATCAGCACAAGACAAGAGGTCTTTTCAAACATCTTGTACTCAGTCGTTGCCTTCACAAAGACGTGATACCAGCCCACCTTTAGCCATTAAATGGAAAAGATACTTTACAAGTGTTTCTCCTCTTCACAGTCTCTTAAAGTTACATTTGAAGTGTTTTtccttcacacacacaggaaacagaaCCACACAAGGTGAAtctttcaattatttatttttataaaaaaaattatcaaGTGAACCATGCTCTCTCCGTCCAGTCTGTTAAAATACAACCAGATAATAACAGGTTGCTTAACTCCATATCCCATAAGCCTCTGCTCCATCTAGGGTTGTAACTTTCCTGGGAAGAAGGACTAATCTGGAAtccttcaaccaggatttctagaaaactttcccaaaattcccaggttaaCTCCATCACATACAAATACATTTATGAAGGGGACAATCTGaactgacaccctattccctatgtagtgcactacttttgaccaaagctctggacaaaacgtagtgcactacatagggagccattttggacgCATCCAAGAAGAAATCTGTCAACGGTAAAATACGAGacagatggtgatgatggtgaagTTGCCCTAAGACACTGATCTGCGGTCAGTTTTACATTcccccccccactaatggttatgattgagggaggggaagctgatcctagatctgtacttaGGGGAACGTCAGTCACTCCAGTTCATGTGTAGGCCCTGTTGCAATCAGACAGACATGGAGATTCAGACCTGGATCAAACCAGACGAAACTGGTTTAGAGAAGTGGCCTTTAGGTTCCGAGAACAGCAGCAGAATCTCGGAGGCATGAGGACCACACAATTTCTCtacatacatctctctctctctcacacatagtCATAAAACGGAAAATTACACCAAACAAACTAAACTAAAAACCCACAGTAAAATCATCTTTGTTCAGTCCAGCTCTGGATCCATGGGTGCAAAATGTTCCATTATATAGTCAAACAAAAACATGTGGAAAACACACTGAATGCCTCCTGATTCTTCCATTCtgcagcatcacacacacagaggcaggtgCACAGATTCAAGTTGGCGACATGTAACTGAGTCATGacaatatggcaccctattccctaaatcagGGGTATCCAACtctgaccctacgaggtccggagcctgctcgctttctgttctacctgatcattaattgcacacacacacacctggtgtcccaggtccaaatcagtccctgattagaggggaacaatgaaacagTGGAACTGGTTTCCAGGTCCAGAATGGAGtctgaaggtcctatatagacaCTACTTCTCACCGGAGTCATTAAGGGAAACAGTCAAATGTAGTACAACACatgtggaatagggtgccatttgagaggaaACCTATGTTACTGTAGCAGCTAAACAGGCTTACTgtatgtgtgtcggtgtgtgtgtgtgtgtgtgtgagacagtccGAGCCTCTGGTGTCAGGACACCCCTCTGTTGTCCCTCATAGTATGATCCAGGTACTCCGGTCGCTGTCAGCTAACACCTGTAGAGAGGAACCTAGACAGAAGAGAGGGGGTCAAACCGAAAAATAAATGAGAATTCATTTACATAAAGAGTGGCTGTTtcatttaacccttattttaccaggtcagtTGACTGAGAAACATTCTCATTTACCACAACAACCCagagaatagttacaggggagaggagggtggatgaTTAGGGGGCCATGATGGTATGGGGGCCAGATTGGGTATTTAGCCAGGAAACCAGGGTTaccacccctactcttatgataagtcccatgggatctttaatgaccacagTTTAATGTCCCATcagaaagacggcaccctacacagggcaatgtccccaatcactgccctgggacatATGGATATagttttttagaccagaggagagagaggctccTATTGGTCCTCCACCACGACTTCCaaaagcatctggtctcccatccagggaccgaccaggaccaaccctgcttagtttcagggtggtatgctgctggcatgagtatacaaaacattaaggacacctctttccataacagactgaccaggtgaatccaggtgaaagctatgatcccttattgatgtcacttgttaaatccacatcaatcagtgtagatgaaggggaggagacatgttaaagaaggagttttaagccttgagacagattgtgtatgtgtgtcattcagaaggtgaatgggcaagacaaaagatttaaatgcctttggggtatggtagtgggtatggggtaCAGTAGTGGGTATGGGGTACAGTAGTGGGTATGGTAGCAGGTATGGGATACGGTAGTGGGTATGGGATACTGTAGTGGGTATGGGGTACTGTAGTGGGTATGGGGTACTGTAGTGGGTACGGTAGGGgatatggtagtgggtatggtgtatggtagtggtatggtagtgggtatggtgtatggtagtgggtatggtgtatggtagtgggaatggcaccggtttgtgtcaagaactacaacgtttcccgggtatggtagtgggtatggggtaCAGTAGTGGGTACGGTAGTGGGTATGGGGTACAGTAGTGGGTACGGTAgtgggtatggggtatggtagtgggtacggtagtgggtatggggtatggtaggGGTACGGtaggggtatggtagtgggtatggtagcgggtatggtagtgggtatggtgtatggtagtgggtatggtgtatggtagGGGTACGGtaggggtatggtagtgggtatggtagtgggaacggtagtgggtacggtagtgggtatggtagcgggtatggtagtgggtatggtgtatggtagtgggtatggtgtatggtagGGGTACGGTAGGGGTATGGtaggggtatggtagtgggaacggtagtgggtacggtagtgggtatggtagtgggtatggtagtgggtatggtagtgggtatggtgtatggtagtgggtatggtagtgggtatggtagtggtatggtagtgggtatggtgtatggtagGGGTACGGtaggggtatggtagtgggtatggtagtgggtatggtagtgggtacggtagtgggtatggggtatggtaggGGTACGGtaggggtatggtagtgggtatggtagcgggtatggtagtgggtacagtagtggtatggtagtggtatggtagtgggtatggtagtgggtatggtaatgggtatggtagggggtatggtagtaggtatggtagtgggtatggtagtggtatggtagtgggtatggtagtgggtatggtagtaggtatggtgtatggtagtaggtatggtagtgggtatggtagggggtatggtagtaggtatggtagtggtatggtagtgggtatggtagggggtatggtagtaggtatggtagtgggtatggtagggggtatggtagtaggtatggtgtatggtagtaggtatggtagtgggtatggtagtggttatggtagtgggtatggtagtgggtatggtagtaggtatggtagtgggtatggtagtggttatggtagtgggtatggtagtgggtatggtagtaggtatggtagtggtatggtagtgggtatggggtatggtagtgggtatggtagggggtatggtagggggtatggtagtaggtatggtagtgggtatggtagtggttatggtagggggtatggtagtgggtatggtagtgggtatggtagtgggtatggtagtgggtatggtagtaggtatggtagggggtatggtagtgggtatggtagtgggtatggtagtgggtatggtagggggtatggtagtgggtatggtagtgggtatggtagtgggtatggggtatggtagtgggaatggtagtgggtatggtagtgggtatggggtatggtagggggtatggtagtgggtatggtagtgggtatggtagtgggtatggtagtgggtatggtgtatggtagtgggtatggtagtggtatggtagtgggtatggtgtatggtagtgggtatggtagtgggtacaGTAGTGGGTACTGTAGTGGGTATGGGgtacggtagtgggtatggtgtatggtagtgggtatggtagtgggtatggtgtatggtagtgggtatggtagtgggtatggtagtgggtatggggtatggtagtgggtatggtagtgggtatggggtacggtagtgggtatggtgtatggtagtgggtatggtagtgggtatggtgtatggtagtgggtatggtagtgggtatggtgtatggtagtgggtatggtagtgggtatggtgtatggtagtgggtatggtagtgggtatggtagtgggtatggtgtatggtagtgggtatggtagtgggtatggtgtatggtagtgggtatggtagtgggtatggtgtatggtagtgggtaCAGTAGTGGGTActgtagtgggtatggtagtgggtatggtagtggtatggtagtggtatggtagtgggtatggtagtgggtatggtagtgggtatggtagtgggtatggtagtgggtatggtagtggtatggtagtgggtagggggtatggtagtaggtatggtagtgggtatggtagtgggtatggtagtgggtatggtagggggtatggtagtaggtatggtagtgggtatggtagggggtatggggtatggtagtgggtatggtagtggttaTGGTAGTGGGTACGGTAGCGGGTATGGTAGTGgttatggtagtgggtatggtagtggtatgaCGTTGCCATCTTTGGACACTGCGAGCACCATCCCTCGACCTCTATACTTTtgacaccaggctctgtaagagcggtcgtaaattcctacgaggagaccctctcctcatggccccagtagagagagaacaaaggagttcttccccctcacagaactggagaaccgaacgatattcaggttctggagaaggtataaaagatcggtgaagaaccCAGCTATGAAATTAACTGGTCCGTTtagtacaattttgtgaaactcatgagacaaTACCGCtacattaccataatcatgtttatagaagagcctcagctatgagacttacatctaaatggttgtataaaatgaatgaataaggat is part of the Salmo trutta unplaced genomic scaffold, fSalTru1.1, whole genome shotgun sequence genome and encodes:
- the LOC115182962 gene encoding MHC class II regulatory factor RFX1-like, with protein sequence MVIREIILRSAASFRSFHLIRLLYDEYMYNLIEHRVAQAKGETAIAVMGEFASVGRSLNSQDPDKDEEEDEEESLEPPVRLARTDPQGLFNSTHTE